The Armatimonadota bacterium genome segment GATGCCCAGCTTGCCTCGACAAATACGGTCGCGCCGTTTTCGAGCTTTACCATACCCGTCGCCAGGTCTTCAACGTCAAAAGTGCCGCCCTTTTGTTTCGCAATCTCAGGCCCGAACTTGGCGTAAGATGAACCCATAACATAGACCGGCTTAGGATTGCCCATCAGCCAGAGCGCCAGGTCCAGCACGTGTACACCAAGATCGATCAGAGGCCCGCCGCCGGACATAGCTTTTGTGGTAAACCATCCGCCCATACCCGGGATGCCTTTGCGCCTGAGCCACCCGGTCTTGGCATAGTAAATCTCGCCCAGATCGCCCTTCTCGATGCACTTCTTAAGGAGTTGAGTATCACCTCTGAACCTGTTGTTAAAGCCCATCATAAATATCTTGCCGGACTTCTTCCCCGCCTCGACCATCTTTCGAGCATCTTCCGCGCAGGTAGCGATGGGTTTCTCACACATTACATGCTTGCCCGCTTCAAATGCGGCAATCACGATCGGCGCGTGCAGCGCATTA includes the following:
- a CDS encoding Gfo/Idh/MocA family oxidoreductase; this translates as MKVGIVGTGICRMHADGFKKCEDVEIKTVCDINSQRAEKFAQDYGIKNICNDYQELLADPEIEAVTVGVPNALHAPIVIAAFEAGKHVMCEKPIATCAEDARKMVEAGKKSGKIFMMGFNNRFRGDTQLLKKCIEKGDLGEIYYAKTGWLRRKGIPGMGGWFTTKAMSGGGPLIDLGVHVLDLALWLMGNPKPVYVMGSSYAKFGPEIAKQKGGTFDVEDLATGMVKLENGATVFVEASWASYVENERIYTQLIGTKGGAEVDPLKIYTDINGSTANIEMSYPNVSGHEMEIVHFVECIKEGKTPIATGEHGLHIQLILDAIYESTVTGKGVEI